AACAGGCTCTCTCATCAAAAACAAAGGACCGAGTCAAAGTGAGTGATAAACGAATGAAAGAAATATGTTGTTAAGAACAAGAATGAGTAGGAATTTTAGTAATAATATTACTAATTAGGACTTTAGTTAGGAGTGTCATTCTTACTTCTGTAGGAAGAATTCTTTCTTTGTTTGATTGAGTTTGTTTATCAGACTTAAAAAGTTTAATTGTGCAATTTTACAATATAAGTTGTAAttcattttattaatttaaaaaaaaatacacagaatACACAGTACAATTTGAAATTTAAAGTCGGATATCTCAATTTCAATATGTAAAAATGCATTCTATTTGCTTTCTGGTTTCGGATTTAGACtttcttttacaaaattatgGTTTTATGACATGAAACTTTCTGATGAATTTGTCAAACGCTTTTTGATAAAGTTTTCCTCGTATACTTTTCCTGATGCTAATTTAAATTTGGATTCTGAATCTTCTTTCGCAGATGTGCCTTTTAATCAGTAACAATGTTACTCAGTAGGATCTTCAGAGTCGTGGCTCGTTCTGCCAGTAACCAGAGCAACTGCATCTGTTTAAACAGAACACTCGGTAAACAGGGGTACAACATCAACGTTTTGTGTCTTCCAAGTAAACACTTGAACTTTGTGAAAATGATGAGCGATAATGCATCATCAAGAAACTTTAAATTCCAAGATGGAGAGAAACCCTTTACAGTTTCTATTGAAGGAAACATCGGGGCTGGCAAGACTACCCTCATGAACTTCTTCTCCAAGCAGAAGGACGTCACTGTTATTGAAGAGCCTGTTAAGAAATGGCAGAATGTCCGTGGCCATAATCTCTTCGATCTGATGTATCATGACCCTCTACAGTGGAGCTTTGTGTTCCAGTCCTACGTTCAACTCACCATGCTGGAGAACCATAGCATCCAAGTTGACACCCCTATCAAACTAATGGAACGGTCGGTACACAGCGCTCGATATTGCTTCGTTGAAAACATGCATCTTGAGAAGAAGATGTCCGACCCAGAGTTTGTAGTCCTGGATGAGCTTTACCAATGGGTCGTCAGAAACCATGATTTCAGCGTTGATCGCATCATTTATCTTCAGACCACACCTGAGAAATGTCATGAGAGAGTTCTTGAGCGATGCCGAGAAGAAGAAGAGGGTATTCCGCTGGAGTATTTACAAGGTATTCATCAAAGATATGAAGATTGGTTGATCCATAAGAAGTTTCCTGTCCCAGGGTCCGTGATGGTTCTGGATGCGACGTCCTCGCTGGAGGAGATGCTGAAAACATATGAAACTAAACAGAACACTATCTTGTGCGAAGGATGAAGGAAACAGGcctgaatttcatctttgagagagcaaggccatttcattttgaaatttttgatgTCTATGGGAAACATTTAAAGGGGTACCAAGgccaaagaccagggcaacggaggccattgctttagtgaaattccaggcctaagGAAACAATAACTCTCACTACACCAAATATCTTATTTTTTAGATTAAAAAGGACACCATACTATACTCATTTTGGGATGCATTGCTTTGAACAGAATGAACTCAAAATGGCAGCATCATGAAGGACAATGGACTAGTTTAACAGCTGACTAAACTGACACCAAAGTCATGTGAAGATCATTTTCTTTCAGATCAAATTTGGTTATAAAACTGCTTTGAAAAAGGTGTCTGGCCTAATATTATTTGACTCTCATGTGACATGATGAAGGCCAGTTCCACCGTAGGCTTAGTTTTATGCCAGTTGCCTGGTGAACAAATTCTGATTAATTTACACATTCTACTTCTTTGTACAAACTATGCTAAATCCTCTGTAAGTAATTCTTTACTTTACTATTTTCTTGATACTGTATGGGCCAAAACCACTTGTATTGCATGAGCATTGTGATTGAAGGGGGACTGCCGTCAACTCATTATCATTGTGGGCCTTTTGCTGTACTttaaagttaaagacactggacactattggtaatttgtctAAGACTAATcgtctgacttggtgtatctcaacatatgcacaacaataacataacaaacctgtgaaaatttgaactcaatttgttgttgaagttgcaTGATAATAACGgaagtaaaaaaaaccttgtcacacgaagttgtgtgctttcagatgcttgatttcgggacctcaaaatctaattctgagctTAGGTCTtgtaatcaaattcaaatattattttagtggaaattacttctttctcgaaaactacaatacttcagagagagcagtttctcacaatgtcttatactatcaacagctttccattgcttgttaccaagtaagtttttatgctaacaattattttgagtaatttaccaatagtgtccactgcctttaactcgaACCATGTTTCTGTGTGTGCTGGCCTGAAACATCACAATAATGACAGTGCCCATTATGCCGTGCTGAGTTAGAAGTTAAACTCCATCagaacctgggcccaatttcgtaaagcctgtaagcaccaaaaaaattgctaagcacaacaaaacaattGGTTAATAGaaacgggttaccagccaatgttacattaagtttgcattgttgtgacttGTGTCCCACtgaacttttgcttagcaaagaaattcgtcaagcagtattttctgtttacagcttaatgaaatcatggaggaagactATTTTTCCACGATGAAATCAGGCCCAGTGCTCATGTGATCATTAaagtaattttcctttaaagtTTCTGGTTTGTAGGTAAACAGATTATTAATCTAAACCCAACAGTGCAAAAGAAGTTGAAATCAGTTTTCCTAAATCACCAAAAATAAATTCCTCTGAATTACAACATTCCAGTTAATTTCACTTTGTAGACTGAACATTATGTaacaatagagggcgcccttTTTGCTTTACAAAAGTGTAAACTGcatgtgtaatttttttcatatttataGTCCTAAAAAGTGTTAATTACAGATAAGATATTGAACTTGTTTGTGGAGCTGCTTACAAGCTAATGCAGACTAtcttcaataaaaacaaattcgtgcCGAGATGATCTCTCCTGTTTGAGTAaggtttggttttaaaagcttaGGGGACAAaagcaatgtttttattttttatttcatgctgcttgtataaaaaataaaagtaataaagtACTTATTAATAACTTCACACGCAGTGTTATACATTGTTTTGCTGAATTATATGccgtatttattatttatttatcgatATTTTTCCAAGCAATGTCGGCAAAACTTGTGGCCTTTGATTTGGGCGGGGCCTGAAAGTCCAACAATAGGTGCTTCAATTACGCCTTATTGGGCTACAACACCTGTAAAGTGAACCGAGCGTGCGCTCCGTGTTGGGCTTT
The DNA window shown above is from Asterias amurensis chromosome 18, ASM3211899v1 and carries:
- the LOC139951062 gene encoding deoxynucleoside kinase-like — its product is MLLSRIFRVVARSASNQSNCICLNRTLGKQGYNINVLCLPSKHLNFVKMMSDNASSRNFKFQDGEKPFTVSIEGNIGAGKTTLMNFFSKQKDVTVIEEPVKKWQNVRGHNLFDLMYHDPLQWSFVFQSYVQLTMLENHSIQVDTPIKLMERSVHSARYCFVENMHLEKKMSDPEFVVLDELYQWVVRNHDFSVDRIIYLQTTPEKCHERVLERCREEEEGIPLEYLQGIHQRYEDWLIHKKFPVPGSVMVLDATSSLEEMLKTYETKQNTILCEG